The genomic window GTGCACGAGCAACAATATCCTTACCATCGTTTTTTGTAAGCTCGACTGCGAGGAAACCCAATTTCCTTCCGGCACGTACAGTTTTAGCATCCACTGTCACTACTTCGCCGGGAAATGCAGCTTTCAGAAATCTGTGCCATTAAATATTCTGTTATATGATAgaatcatttttaaatatttcttcttttcttttttaataaaaaatataaaagaaaggaacaaGAGTTTGAAATTCTTACGTCACGTGCAGGTCGACAGAGGCACCAGGAGGAGGTTCATTTTTGTGAGTTATTAATGCATACGTGGACACACAATCTACAAGAGTAGAAGTAAAACCACCGTGCATAAAGCCACCAAGATTCAAATGCTCTTCCCCCACAGTGAATTGTGCTTTGCATTTTCCATCTCCAGCTGATAGCACTTTTACCTAGtcggaaataataataatgtgacaaaaattaatgagattatgAGATATAATACGAAATGATTTTCAGGTTAGATCTAATAACACTAAACCTCATTACGTACATCGAGTATTggtcaattaaataatattttacactcACGTTTTTCATGCACCGACCAAAGCCTTTACTATTTGCCACTGTCTCCAAAACCTTTTTAATAACTTCCAATTTGCAGGACATGATGCCTCTCTAAGGATTTTGTGTCTcacgctttaaaaaattagactGACTGTTAGTcagattgaaagaaaatttgaaaaaatacaatttaataagtTTCCAGAAAGATATCGGAATTCTTTCCAGCACGAGGATCCGACACAAGAGATCAACGTTCAACGACTGGACAACGGTCAGTTAGGCGCGATCTACCGTTCGCCGCGAGAAACAGACTTCGCATTATCGAACGGCGAGCGCAATCTATCGCTCGCCGCGAGAAGCAGACTTCAGAGCAAGTCTGAGAGAACGTTGAAGAACGTGAACCGTATAACCGCGTATAACGGCGTCACGCACGCGTATTTGTGCATGCATTTTCATTTTGCTCGAATTCCAGGTTGTTTTCGTCGCACAACTGATGTCCGTGTCGGCACGCTGACGTCTTCCAGCCGTAGGATTGATGCCGATTGCCTAACGCCGACCCCGAGCGATGGCGAGTGCGAATGATGAGTCGCAAAAGATTCAATCGAACGAGGAGGTCATAGAAGAGCTCACCAAAGATCTGGAAAGTTCCTGCGTCCGAACAGACGACGAGCAAAAGGCGAATTGCTCGTCCGATGCGAGAGGAAGATCGAAGGGCGACGGCGACGCCTGGGACGTCGAGAACGAGGAACACAAAAAGGACGATGACTCACAAGACGTAGACCAGCCTTTGGATGACATAGACGAAGTACTCCTTAAAGATAGAGACCTGTTACTGACGGAAAGTGAGTTAGAGGTATGTCCACAGTATTTCTAAGACAAAACATCTTGTCTATCTtctcgttttttctttctttattgcATCTGTCTTTGTAGGAATTAAAATGTGAGGCAGAGAAATTGAAGCAGACAGGTAATGAGCTTTTCAAGAATGGAGAATATATACAAGCAATATCTCAATATACACAGGGATTGCAGACTTGTCCTTTAgtgtataataaagaaagagcTATATTGTATGCAAATAGGGCAGCTGCAAAAGCAAAATGCCAGGTACTTGttgaaaatatgaaattattaatggaCTATGTACtgtactttattaaatactatttAGAATGGTGTGGTTTAACTTTAATCtcaatttaacttttatttcatcttGTTCTGATTcttagaattagaaaaagacaAGTTTAATTGAGATTAAAATTGATCTACATTGGTAGAAAAGGTtttaaatgattattattttcagacaGAGAAGAATTTGGCAATATCTGATTGCACCAAAGCTATTGAGTTGAATTCTAGTTATGTAAAGGCATATATAAGAAGAGCACAATTGTATGAAGAGACTGATAAGTTGGATGAGGCATTAGAAGATTTCAAAAAAGTATTAACATTCGACTCTAGTCATATTGAGGCTAATCATGCTGTCAgggtaataaataattattttttatttaaaaaattattttctgttagacgaattttattgaaaaacaatcatatatacatacatttaaaatataaaataatacttttacgctttattaatattgtaatttgttatttttcagAGGTTACCTCCGTTAATTGACGAACGAAACGAGAAGCTCAAGACGGAAATGTTGGGTAAGCTGAAAGAATTAGGAAACATGGTTTTGAAACCTTTCGGCCTTTCCACAAATAACTTCGAGCTGCAGAAAGATCCCAACAGTGGTGGTTATTCCGTAAAGTTTAATCAGAACCCCATGTAACAAACTAGTTATAtgtttcttataaaaaaaactggatAAATCGGTCCTTTATTTGTAAGaaattaagatatatttatatattctaCATAAATGTCTTATTATGGATTTCATCTTCagctttataattaaatattaatattaatgaatccTCAACGGGGCCAAGTCAAGATCCAAGTTacgaaaaaaacaaaaaaatttcatcGGATATCATATACCAAGCCATTCCATATTCCTTTGTCAACTGAGGGTTCAACAAGCACCAATATATATATCGCAAGTTGCAATGTCGGATATCTCGCTATCTTTGGCGCCGATGCTAGACCGGATATAGCTTATGGTTCAATAATACGAAGTTATATCGCAGCCGCCGATAATTTTAGCCTCGGCTATTTCACGAAAAGGTTGAACGATCTCTGAGGGCAACAACGACCTTAGTAACGGATTAACGTTcgatcgtaattaataatttaaaagtgagaaatatcaaactatattaataataataaaattgattctttGCAAATAATAACACTCAATTGGCATGTTCTCtttcagaaattaatttcaagatCAATGAAGTATTAGATATCAATTGTATATCTTAATTATAAGGGAAATTTCTAAGAATTTCTGCGTATCGACGTTTGAAGAGTAGCATCAGTTCCCCGTTGTTCCGGACTCGTTTCTCGAGCGAGTAGGTGCAACGAACGATTAGAAGAGTGCGGAGGGAAAGACTAATGACGTATCACCAGCGGCGCGCAAGCGTGTCGACGTCACCGTCGACGCATCGTCGAGAGC from Cardiocondyla obscurior isolate alpha-2009 linkage group LG19, Cobs3.1, whole genome shotgun sequence includes these protein-coding regions:
- the LOC139110119 gene encoding acyl-coenzyme A thioesterase 13 yields the protein MSCKLEVIKKVLETVANSKGFGRCMKNVKVLSAGDGKCKAQFTVGEEHLNLGGFMHGGFTSTLVDCVSTYALITHKNEPPPGASVDLHVTFLKAAFPGEVVTVDAKTVRAGRKLGFLAVELTKNDGKDIVARAHHTKYFGTVSQ
- the Ttc1 gene encoding tetratricopeptide repeat protein 1 — translated: MASANDESQKIQSNEEVIEELTKDLESSCVRTDDEQKANCSSDARGRSKGDGDAWDVENEEHKKDDDSQDVDQPLDDIDEVLLKDRDLLLTESELEELKCEAEKLKQTGNELFKNGEYIQAISQYTQGLQTCPLVYNKERAILYANRAAAKAKCQTEKNLAISDCTKAIELNSSYVKAYIRRAQLYEETDKLDEALEDFKKVLTFDSSHIEANHAVRRLPPLIDERNEKLKTEMLGKLKELGNMVLKPFGLSTNNFELQKDPNSGGYSVKFNQNPM